In Bacillus sp. Cs-700, one genomic interval encodes:
- a CDS encoding GNAT family N-acetyltransferase — MKIRPYEPKDLDHIIELYQQTVYIINRQDYSANQVNAWVNSTTKSTRYSKWALEFERNFTYVAEEEGEVVGFIDMTAAGYLDRLYVHHYFQRTGIASLLLSEIESTARSQQLNKITTKASITARPFFEAQHFQTIKKQTVEISDAKMTNFLMEKKLKR; from the coding sequence ATGAAAATAAGACCATACGAACCTAAAGACTTAGATCACATCATCGAATTATATCAACAAACCGTTTATATCATTAATCGACAGGATTATTCAGCGAATCAAGTAAATGCATGGGTGAATTCAACAACTAAATCAACAAGATATTCAAAATGGGCACTAGAATTTGAGCGGAATTTCACTTATGTAGCTGAAGAAGAAGGAGAAGTTGTAGGCTTTATCGACATGACCGCAGCCGGCTATCTTGACCGTTTATATGTGCATCATTATTTCCAGAGAACGGGAATTGCTTCTTTGCTTCTCTCAGAAATTGAATCCACTGCACGAAGTCAGCAGTTAAATAAGATCACCACAAAGGCTAGCATTACAGCACGTCCATTTTTTGAAGCACAACATTTTCAGACGATCAAGAAACAAACTGTTGAAATAAGCGATGCTAAAATGACAAACTTCTTGATGGAGAAAAAGTTGAAACGCTGA
- a CDS encoding aspartate aminotransferase family protein has protein sequence MTVKDLANNQTLLAQQERRESNARSYPRRIPIAIDKAEGIFVTDVDGKRYYDCLAGAGTLALGHNHPVAIEAMEKILHDKRPLHTLDITTPVKEEFVNEVYSCLPEQFANRAKIQFCGPTGGDAIEAALKLVKTATGRSSILTFQGGYHGSTHGTMAISGNHAPKQYVQGLMPDTHFMPYPYAYRCPFGMKDEEGHRVSSTYIENLLDDPESGILPPAAMILEVVQGEGGSIPAPIEWLQEMRRITSERGIPLIIDEIQTGIGRTGKMFAFEHAGIVPDVIVLSKAIGGSLPLSVVIYDQDLDKWNPGAHIGTFRGNQMAMAAGTASLKFIKEHELHKHSAAMGERMLTSLKDMQHQFREIGDVRGRGLMIGVEIVDPTKCQSSSGSYPSHPALASRIQRECFNRGLILEVGGRNGSVVRLLPPLIITDDQVTDVLTIIEEAVKVAVESIE, from the coding sequence ATGACTGTTAAAGATTTAGCTAATAACCAGACACTGCTTGCCCAACAAGAAAGAAGAGAATCAAATGCAAGATCTTATCCAAGAAGGATACCGATCGCCATTGATAAAGCAGAAGGCATTTTTGTTACAGACGTGGACGGAAAGCGATACTATGACTGTTTGGCGGGTGCAGGAACACTTGCACTTGGACATAATCATCCTGTAGCGATAGAAGCAATGGAGAAGATTCTTCACGATAAACGACCGTTACATACGTTAGACATTACAACGCCAGTGAAAGAAGAGTTTGTAAATGAAGTGTATTCATGCTTACCAGAACAATTTGCCAATCGAGCTAAAATCCAGTTTTGTGGCCCTACTGGCGGGGACGCCATTGAGGCAGCATTAAAATTAGTCAAAACAGCAACTGGAAGAAGCAGCATCCTTACTTTCCAGGGTGGGTACCATGGTTCTACACATGGGACGATGGCGATCAGTGGGAATCATGCTCCTAAACAATATGTTCAAGGCTTGATGCCTGATACCCACTTCATGCCTTATCCTTACGCCTACCGCTGTCCATTCGGAATGAAGGATGAAGAGGGACACAGGGTTTCAAGTACCTATATCGAAAATCTTCTCGATGATCCAGAAAGCGGCATTTTACCCCCAGCAGCCATGATTCTTGAGGTCGTACAGGGAGAAGGGGGGTCAATTCCGGCACCGATCGAATGGCTTCAAGAAATGAGAAGAATTACGAGTGAGAGAGGAATCCCTCTCATTATTGATGAAATTCAAACTGGCATCGGTCGAACGGGTAAAATGTTTGCATTTGAACATGCAGGGATTGTACCGGACGTTATTGTGCTTTCAAAAGCAATCGGAGGAAGTTTACCTCTTTCCGTTGTGATTTATGATCAAGATCTTGACAAGTGGAATCCGGGTGCGCACATTGGTACTTTTCGAGGAAACCAAATGGCAATGGCTGCTGGGACAGCTTCGTTAAAATTTATTAAAGAGCATGAGCTTCACAAACATTCGGCTGCAATGGGTGAAAGAATGCTTACTTCACTAAAAGATATGCAGCACCAATTCCGTGAAATTGGTGACGTTAGAGGGAGAGGGTTAATGATTGGGGTGGAAATTGTAGACCCTACAAAGTGCCAATCTTCGTCAGGAAGTTATCCTTCTCATCCTGCATTAGCAAGTCGCATTCAAAGAGAATGTTTTAATCGAGGGTTAATATTAGAAGTTGGAGGGAGAAACGGCAGTGTCGTAAGACTTTTACCTCCGCTGATTATTACGGACGACCAAGTGACAGATGTCCTCACAATTATTGAAGAAGCAGTAAAAGTTGCTGTTGAGTCAATCGAATGA
- a CDS encoding aspartate aminotransferase family protein, with translation MTLTNKEIKAEVIKELFLHSGESGEASFQKQMTEMIAIISRTFQDATAPYIGKEPKMVQDEIASLIKFPNETQNFTELLQEIAEPILKNSLQVSHEKSIAHLHCPPLIPAIAAELVISSFNQSLDSWDQSTAATYLEQEMIKWLTKKFGYTASSDGTFTSGGTQSNYTGLLLARDEFCYRKWGRDVKLDGLPSQFHKLRILCSEDAHFTVQKTAAQLGLGENAVIMVKVDEYHRMSPMHLKKQLIDLKERDLLPFALVGTCGTTDFGSIDPLVELATIAKEEELWFHVDAAYGGALILSESHNWKLEGIKAADSITVDFHKLFYQPISCGAFLVKNSHSFRFLNHHADYLNPMEDEGEGIPNLVNKSIVTSRRFDAFKLFLSLKTVGISLFSEMIDATFYLAQETANYLSQQPNIKVENKNPELNTVIFRFEPQTPSGNVCKINRKIQQEMLYESKAAIAKTSVNGRTYLKFTMLNPRTKIEHIYEIVEEIQTLGWKWRDHT, from the coding sequence ATGACACTAACGAACAAAGAAATTAAAGCAGAAGTAATTAAAGAACTCTTTCTTCATAGTGGAGAAAGTGGAGAAGCTTCTTTTCAAAAGCAAATGACCGAAATGATCGCCATCATCAGTCGAACCTTTCAGGATGCAACCGCTCCATACATTGGGAAGGAACCCAAAATGGTTCAAGATGAAATCGCATCACTGATTAAGTTTCCTAATGAAACTCAAAATTTCACCGAACTATTGCAAGAAATAGCGGAACCGATACTAAAGAATAGTCTTCAAGTTTCTCATGAAAAAAGCATCGCCCATTTACACTGCCCGCCGCTCATACCAGCTATTGCGGCGGAACTTGTGATTAGTTCTTTCAATCAGTCTCTTGATTCATGGGATCAAAGCACCGCTGCCACGTACTTAGAACAGGAAATGATCAAGTGGCTGACTAAGAAATTTGGCTACACAGCCAGTTCTGATGGCACATTTACAAGTGGCGGAACGCAATCGAATTATACAGGCCTTTTGTTAGCGAGGGATGAATTTTGTTATCGCAAGTGGGGGCGTGATGTCAAGCTGGATGGGTTACCCTCCCAATTTCACAAATTAAGGATTCTTTGCTCTGAGGATGCCCACTTCACCGTACAAAAAACAGCTGCCCAACTAGGACTAGGAGAGAACGCCGTAATAATGGTAAAAGTTGATGAGTACCACCGGATGTCGCCGATGCACTTAAAAAAACAATTGATAGATTTAAAAGAAAGAGATCTTTTACCTTTTGCACTTGTTGGAACGTGTGGCACGACTGATTTCGGAAGCATTGATCCTTTAGTTGAATTAGCCACGATCGCAAAAGAGGAAGAATTATGGTTCCATGTCGATGCGGCATATGGTGGAGCACTTATCCTCTCTGAATCTCATAATTGGAAGTTAGAAGGAATTAAAGCGGCAGACTCCATTACAGTTGATTTTCATAAACTTTTCTACCAACCAATCTCATGTGGCGCTTTCCTTGTAAAAAATAGCCATTCCTTTCGTTTTCTGAATCATCACGCTGATTACTTAAATCCAATGGAGGATGAAGGGGAAGGAATTCCAAACCTAGTAAACAAATCAATTGTTACGTCCAGAAGATTTGATGCTTTTAAACTTTTCCTCTCGTTGAAAACCGTTGGAATCAGTCTTTTTTCTGAAATGATTGACGCTACCTTTTATCTGGCCCAAGAAACAGCGAATTACTTATCTCAACAACCTAATATTAAAGTTGAAAACAAAAACCCAGAACTCAACACAGTCATTTTTCGATTTGAACCACAGACTCCATCAGGAAATGTGTGCAAGATAAATCGAAAAATACAGCAAGAAATGCTGTATGAGAGCAAAGCAGCTATTGCTAAAACATCGGTGAATGGCCGAACCTATTTGAAATTCACCATGCTTAATCCTAGAACAAAAATAGAGCACATTTATGAGATTGTAGAAGAAATTCAAACACTAGGATGGAAATGGAGGGACCACACGTGA
- a CDS encoding IucA/IucC family protein: protein MQSFLNCYLRETSHFTEIEKPESLRDLSAQKFISCLLENQGIELILPVSYWSLTGRHIYQFPLVYRIGNGTFNTLDYLTLTTLIVKELLIHQKRLDAEDELIMRIILSCQNMKLYIEKRYKDKNRLSDEVFDYIEAEQSLLLGHLLHPTPKSKQGLSIEEDRLYSPELNGQFQLHYFSVHPSIILEDSSLSLSASELMREELTTDESVNQEWLHQFEKWVLIPVHPLQVNVLLKNKHVVNYIQKGKLEYLGPVGKMYTATSSFRTLYSHQSKYMLKFSVPIKITNSLRVNQQKELDRGVEVSRLLKTTLGKELKRNHPKFEIIHDPAYLNVAIPDLESGFAVVIRENPFYENSENTSLVAALCQDHAFGGKARLHSIVTSIARREGRAIEKVSLEWFDRYLSLSLEPMLWLYRNYGIALEAHQQNSVIKLSEGYPSSFYYRDNQGYYFSESMADKLSKLLPDLNEKSDTICTDEVASERFRYYFFFNHLFGLINAFGVNGLVSEQHLIDLLRERLLRYEVSSPLVKSLLEEAVLPCKANLLTRFYDMDELVGSLETQSVYTMVNNPIAQEVAVKNGS, encoded by the coding sequence ATGCAGAGCTTCCTAAATTGTTATTTACGCGAAACTAGCCATTTTACTGAAATAGAAAAGCCTGAATCTTTACGAGATTTATCAGCTCAGAAATTCATTTCCTGTTTACTAGAAAACCAGGGAATTGAGCTGATTTTACCAGTCTCTTATTGGTCTCTAACTGGACGACATATCTATCAATTCCCATTAGTTTATCGCATAGGAAATGGCACATTTAACACGCTTGATTATCTTACATTAACCACGTTAATTGTTAAAGAACTCCTAATCCATCAGAAACGATTAGATGCAGAAGATGAATTGATTATGCGGATCATATTAAGCTGTCAAAACATGAAATTATATATTGAAAAAAGATACAAGGACAAAAACCGCTTATCGGATGAAGTGTTTGATTACATTGAAGCTGAACAGTCTCTCTTACTTGGGCATCTGCTACATCCAACCCCCAAAAGCAAACAAGGTTTATCAATAGAAGAAGATCGTCTGTACTCACCTGAATTGAATGGTCAATTTCAACTTCACTATTTTAGTGTTCATCCTTCAATCATATTAGAAGACTCAAGTTTATCATTATCCGCCAGTGAACTGATGAGAGAGGAGTTAACAACGGATGAATCCGTTAATCAAGAATGGCTACATCAATTTGAGAAGTGGGTTCTTATTCCTGTGCACCCCCTTCAAGTCAATGTTCTCTTAAAAAATAAACATGTGGTGAACTATATTCAAAAAGGGAAACTTGAATATCTCGGCCCAGTGGGGAAGATGTACACGGCTACTTCTTCATTTAGAACACTTTACAGTCATCAATCTAAATATATGCTGAAATTTTCAGTTCCTATTAAAATAACAAACTCACTTCGAGTCAATCAGCAAAAAGAACTTGATCGAGGAGTTGAAGTTTCTAGACTACTGAAAACAACGTTAGGAAAAGAATTAAAGAGAAACCACCCAAAGTTCGAAATCATTCATGACCCCGCTTATTTGAATGTCGCCATTCCGGATCTTGAATCTGGTTTTGCAGTTGTTATACGAGAGAATCCTTTCTATGAAAATAGCGAAAACACGAGCTTAGTCGCTGCTCTTTGCCAGGATCATGCGTTTGGCGGGAAAGCTCGATTACATTCTATTGTCACTTCAATTGCAAGAAGAGAGGGACGTGCAATTGAAAAAGTAAGTTTAGAATGGTTTGATCGCTATTTGTCTCTCTCTCTTGAGCCGATGCTATGGCTTTATCGCAACTATGGTATTGCTCTTGAAGCCCATCAGCAGAATTCCGTCATTAAATTATCGGAAGGTTATCCATCAAGCTTCTATTACCGAGACAATCAGGGTTATTACTTCAGCGAATCCATGGCTGATAAGCTCTCAAAACTACTTCCAGATTTAAATGAGAAAAGCGATACCATTTGTACTGATGAAGTAGCAAGTGAACGTTTTCGCTATTATTTCTTTTTCAATCATTTATTTGGCTTGATCAATGCATTTGGCGTGAACGGATTGGTTAGCGAACAACACCTAATAGATCTCTTAAGAGAACGTCTTCTACGGTATGAGGTGTCATCACCTCTTGTGAAAAGTTTACTAGAAGAGGCAGTTTTACCGTGCAAAGCGAATTTATTAACTCGCTTCTATGACATGGATGAGCTCGTGGGCTCACTGGAGACACAATCGGTTTATACAATGGTCAATAATCCAATTGCTCAGGAGGTTGCAGTAAAAAATGGCTCATAA
- a CDS encoding GNAT family N-acetyltransferase: protein MIHRWMNEAHVYPFWQLNISLEAYKHHLLKALRDKHQTLYLGLINNEPISYWEAYWVEGDIMEGMYENKPFDQGIHLLIGETDFLGKGYALPLLREMVSLQLKEKRTKRVIAEPDIRNKKMIHVFEKCGFRPQKPIKLPDKTGLLMFCERDQFERKWGNE from the coding sequence ATGATCCACCGGTGGATGAACGAAGCACATGTTTACCCTTTCTGGCAATTAAATATATCGTTAGAAGCCTATAAACATCATTTGCTGAAAGCATTAAGAGACAAGCATCAAACCCTTTACCTCGGTCTTATAAACAACGAACCGATCAGCTACTGGGAAGCTTACTGGGTAGAAGGAGATATCATGGAAGGCATGTATGAAAACAAACCTTTTGACCAGGGTATCCATCTCTTAATTGGAGAAACAGACTTCCTTGGTAAGGGATACGCCCTTCCACTTCTTCGCGAAATGGTGTCTTTACAACTGAAGGAAAAGCGGACAAAAAGAGTGATTGCTGAACCAGACATTCGAAATAAGAAAATGATTCATGTCTTTGAAAAATGTGGCTTTCGACCGCAAAAACCGATTAAGCTTCCTGATAAAACAGGGTTATTAATGTTTTGTGAACGTGATCAGTTTGAAAGGAAGTGGGGGAATGAGTGA
- a CDS encoding lysine N(6)-hydroxylase/L-ornithine N(5)-oxygenase family protein, giving the protein MSEHIYDAIGIGIGPFNLGFAALTEELDEIDVLLFDRKEAFDWHPGMLIDGTTLQVPFFADLVSMADVKNKFTFLNYLQIHKRLYHFYFLEKFHIPRKEYNHYCQWVSKQLDSCRFGYEVMDVSFHQSEEGASVYLVQVQHIRTLKIETFLTKHLVMGIGSIPSVPKPFKSKLSETVFHSSDYMEKKERAVQRKSIAVVGSGQSAAEIFLDLAKEQEKHHYELSWYTRSNGFFPMEYSKLGLEYFSPDYTDFFYRLSQEKKDGLLKDQALLYKGISAETISEIYDVLYEQSIGNQQPAHLQAMSEINHLEMNGGVCNVQGNHTVTEESFDFESEVIILGTGYTQNMPSFLPESLLNKDPKNRLEITEDYRLSTKHNSENEIFVQNGELHTHGVGAPDLGLGAHRNAVIINQIAKKEVYPVQSKNVFQSFGVVKNPALITN; this is encoded by the coding sequence ATGAGTGAACACATATATGATGCCATTGGTATAGGGATTGGACCATTTAACCTTGGTTTTGCTGCCTTAACTGAAGAGCTTGATGAGATAGACGTACTTCTGTTTGATCGGAAAGAAGCGTTTGATTGGCATCCTGGAATGCTGATTGATGGAACCACTTTACAAGTACCATTTTTCGCTGATCTAGTCAGCATGGCGGACGTAAAAAACAAATTTACCTTTCTAAACTACTTACAAATTCATAAACGTTTGTACCACTTTTACTTTTTAGAAAAGTTTCATATCCCAAGAAAAGAATACAATCACTACTGTCAGTGGGTATCTAAGCAACTTGATTCATGCCGATTTGGTTATGAGGTGATGGATGTTTCATTCCATCAATCAGAAGAAGGAGCATCCGTTTATCTTGTTCAAGTTCAGCATATTAGGACATTAAAAATTGAAACGTTTCTAACAAAACATCTCGTAATGGGGATAGGTTCAATACCTTCCGTTCCTAAACCATTCAAATCTAAGCTCAGTGAAACGGTTTTTCATTCATCAGATTATATGGAGAAGAAAGAGCGAGCTGTACAAAGAAAATCTATTGCTGTCGTCGGCTCAGGTCAGAGTGCAGCTGAGATCTTTTTAGACTTAGCCAAAGAGCAGGAAAAGCACCATTATGAATTAAGCTGGTATACAAGATCAAACGGCTTTTTCCCAATGGAATACTCAAAACTCGGTCTTGAATATTTTTCACCAGATTATACGGACTTCTTTTACAGACTTTCACAAGAAAAGAAAGATGGGCTACTGAAAGATCAAGCATTGCTTTATAAAGGAATTAGCGCTGAAACGATTTCTGAAATCTATGATGTCTTATATGAGCAATCAATTGGAAATCAACAGCCGGCTCATCTACAAGCAATGAGCGAAATAAACCATCTGGAGATGAATGGAGGGGTATGCAACGTGCAAGGTAATCATACCGTGACAGAGGAATCGTTTGATTTCGAATCTGAAGTCATCATTCTAGGTACTGGCTACACACAGAACATGCCAAGTTTTTTACCGGAATCCCTATTAAATAAAGATCCAAAAAATCGTCTTGAAATTACAGAAGATTATCGTTTGAGTACGAAACATAACAGTGAAAATGAGATTTTTGTCCAAAACGGTGAACTTCACACTCATGGGGTTGGGGCACCAGATCTTGGGCTTGGCGCTCATCGAAACGCCGTTATTATTAATCAGATCGCTAAGAAAGAAGTGTATCCCGTTCAGTCAAAAAATGTCTTCCAATCTTTTGGAGTGGTCAAAAATCCTGCATTAATAACTAATTAG
- a CDS encoding IucA/IucC family siderophore biosynthesis protein, with product MYSNKDLDHILSKESWELVNHKLLAKMLSEFMYEDMITPEIIQEQENHSLFELRVSTKKTYQFRAVTRLFDSFAVDWKSIRLFSDGKEEKGGAIAFLLDLQPLIGMSAETTAHLIKEINQTLIADAHLLSNRVSSDELVEEDYARLEGYMTGHPWITYNKGRIGFGYDDYLDFAPEHQNEVKLAWIGVSREISSFQSVKDLTVDELINAELSVGDLRKFKEILLSKRLDPTTFLFMPVHEWQWKNVLIQSFAEQIANQTIVPLGESSDSYLPQQSIRTFVNQSHRDKHHVKLPMSILNTLVYRGLPTERTLIAPQITEFIKGIYENDSFLRDECNVILPGEIASINVEHPYYQRLQHAPYQYKEMLGVIFRESIYTYLEEGEQAITLAALLYEDHNGKAYIQSMIEKSGISTQEWITQFLDVTMKPLLHYLYQYGTVFSPHGQNTILVLKEYKPCRLAVKDFVDDVNISDQPFEELSRLPHELKMVLRSEPPEGLTQFIFTGLFICHLRYLTNILEHNEMMHEDEFWKILAETIHAYQARFPHLKERFKLFDFFQPSFTKLCLNRNRMVQEGYSSGDDRPHASEFGNVNNVLSYYKGVTN from the coding sequence ATGTATTCTAATAAAGACTTAGATCATATTTTATCAAAAGAAAGCTGGGAATTAGTGAATCATAAACTTCTCGCAAAAATGCTTTCAGAATTTATGTACGAGGACATGATTACACCTGAAATCATTCAAGAACAAGAAAACCATAGCCTTTTTGAACTACGTGTTTCTACCAAGAAAACCTATCAGTTCCGTGCAGTGACTCGTCTTTTTGATAGCTTTGCTGTTGACTGGAAATCGATTCGTCTCTTTTCTGACGGTAAGGAAGAGAAGGGTGGAGCAATCGCTTTTCTTCTTGATCTTCAACCACTGATCGGCATGTCGGCTGAAACGACAGCTCACTTAATAAAAGAAATCAATCAAACACTTATTGCAGATGCTCATCTGTTATCAAATCGCGTCTCCTCGGATGAGTTAGTTGAGGAAGACTATGCTAGATTAGAAGGTTATATGACCGGTCATCCGTGGATCACCTATAACAAAGGTCGAATAGGATTTGGCTACGATGATTACTTGGACTTTGCGCCTGAACATCAGAATGAAGTAAAACTTGCCTGGATCGGGGTTAGTCGTGAAATAAGCTCTTTTCAATCTGTTAAAGATCTAACTGTTGATGAGCTCATAAACGCTGAGTTAAGTGTTGGTGACCTTCGAAAATTCAAAGAGATTTTACTATCCAAAAGGCTAGATCCCACCACCTTTCTCTTCATGCCAGTTCATGAGTGGCAGTGGAAAAATGTCTTGATTCAGAGTTTCGCAGAACAAATTGCGAATCAAACGATTGTACCGCTGGGCGAATCTAGTGACTCTTACCTTCCTCAGCAATCCATTCGGACGTTTGTTAACCAATCTCATCGAGACAAGCATCATGTTAAGTTGCCAATGAGCATTTTAAATACTCTCGTCTATCGGGGCTTACCTACAGAACGAACGCTCATTGCACCGCAAATCACCGAATTTATAAAAGGAATCTATGAAAACGACTCCTTCTTAAGAGATGAATGTAACGTTATCTTACCAGGTGAAATTGCTAGTATTAACGTTGAGCATCCTTATTATCAAAGGCTTCAACATGCACCGTATCAATACAAAGAAATGCTTGGGGTTATATTTCGTGAAAGCATCTATACATACCTTGAAGAAGGGGAACAAGCCATTACATTAGCGGCATTGCTATATGAAGACCATAATGGTAAAGCCTATATTCAAAGTATGATTGAAAAATCAGGTATTTCGACGCAAGAATGGATAACGCAATTTCTTGATGTCACGATGAAACCGTTACTGCATTATTTGTACCAGTATGGCACGGTCTTCTCGCCGCATGGACAAAATACCATTCTCGTATTAAAAGAGTATAAACCGTGCCGACTAGCTGTAAAAGATTTCGTTGATGACGTTAATATTAGTGATCAACCATTCGAGGAGTTAAGTAGACTGCCGCACGAGTTAAAAATGGTTCTTCGCAGTGAACCACCAGAGGGACTTACGCAATTTATTTTCACAGGTTTGTTTATTTGTCACCTTCGCTATTTAACAAATATTTTAGAGCATAACGAAATGATGCATGAAGATGAGTTTTGGAAGATTCTCGCAGAAACGATTCATGCCTATCAAGCTAGGTTTCCTCACTTAAAAGAGCGGTTTAAGCTGTTTGATTTCTTCCAACCATCATTTACGAAGCTATGTCTCAATCGAAATCGAATGGTCCAAGAAGGTTATTCGTCTGGAGATGATCGGCCACACGCATCAGAATTCGGTAATGTAAACAATGTACTTTCTTATTATAAAGGAGTAACAAACTAG
- a CDS encoding GNAT family N-acetyltransferase produces MAFECSITEESGRIISFRPVIEEDVPILHEWMHQKHIYPFWKLNLPLEEIRVWVKNSISSPHKRVFMGYLNDEPVCYVIGYDVRQDPIRHFYSNEPRDMGMHLLIGPRRLLNKEDGETIIRAMTLFLFEKFGANRLIGEPDYRNRIVIPILKKLGANVVKEIQMNEKRAKLVIANRNEFHQNINDSTITLSFQLLNSPDDEWEIFNEAVKHGSS; encoded by the coding sequence ATGGCTTTCGAATGCTCGATCACCGAAGAATCCGGTCGAATCATTTCTTTTCGACCGGTGATTGAAGAAGATGTTCCTATCTTACACGAATGGATGCATCAGAAACACATTTACCCATTTTGGAAGTTAAATTTGCCACTTGAAGAAATTAGAGTCTGGGTTAAAAACTCGATTTCATCACCACATAAGCGCGTTTTCATGGGCTATCTGAATGATGAACCTGTTTGTTACGTCATTGGATACGATGTGAGGCAAGACCCAATAAGACATTTTTATTCGAATGAACCAAGAGATATGGGAATGCATTTGCTTATAGGACCTAGACGACTATTAAACAAGGAAGATGGTGAAACAATTATAAGAGCCATGACATTGTTTTTGTTTGAAAAGTTTGGTGCAAATAGATTGATTGGAGAACCTGATTATCGAAATAGAATCGTCATTCCAATACTTAAAAAACTTGGTGCAAATGTGGTAAAAGAAATTCAAATGAATGAAAAAAGAGCAAAACTCGTGATTGCGAATCGGAATGAGTTTCATCAAAATATAAATGACTCCACCATCACTTTATCTTTTCAACTATTAAATTCCCCAGATGATGAGTGGGAAATATTTAATGAGGCGGTCAAACATGGATCGTCGTAA
- a CDS encoding alpha/beta hydrolase — translation MDRRKLDPQSEKLLKRIASRMNELQHPPLDSLTPDMSRYYYNEARAYFTPIPSTQICSVERRIGSHQIPIRIYQPEGFHNLPVFIYMHGGGWVFGSLDSCESFCQYIAEKCRCIVVSVGYRLAPEHKYPAALMDTIDAVLWTIEHISSYGGDINRLSIGGESSGGNLAAAACIALHQKVAIHHQFLINPVTNYAFDSPSYLEDYQFNLTAEKMKWFWHHYLKTSNDGKNPFASPLQVEDQIAANLPKALIVTVEYDPLRSEGEAYANKLKRNGVNVTHLQYEKLVHSFINMIGEVNVAKKAVDEMLFHMKQFIYAEEAHNPHMKPV, via the coding sequence ATGGATCGTCGTAAACTTGATCCACAATCAGAAAAACTACTTAAGCGAATCGCTTCAAGAATGAATGAACTGCAACATCCTCCTCTTGATTCTCTAACACCAGATATGTCACGTTATTACTATAACGAAGCTCGGGCATACTTTACACCTATTCCTTCAACTCAAATATGTTCAGTTGAAAGAAGAATCGGCAGTCACCAAATACCAATTCGTATTTATCAACCAGAAGGTTTTCATAACCTTCCAGTATTCATTTACATGCATGGTGGCGGGTGGGTTTTTGGAAGCCTTGATAGCTGTGAATCATTTTGTCAATACATAGCAGAGAAGTGCAGATGTATCGTAGTATCTGTAGGATATCGACTTGCGCCTGAACACAAATATCCTGCTGCATTGATGGATACAATTGATGCAGTGCTCTGGACGATTGAACATATTTCATCCTATGGAGGAGATATCAACAGACTGTCCATCGGCGGTGAATCTTCGGGTGGGAATTTAGCGGCTGCTGCTTGTATTGCCCTTCATCAAAAAGTAGCGATTCATCATCAATTTCTGATTAATCCAGTTACAAATTATGCATTTGATTCTCCTTCTTATCTTGAAGATTACCAATTTAATTTAACAGCTGAGAAAATGAAATGGTTTTGGCACCATTATCTTAAAACCTCTAATGATGGGAAAAACCCCTTTGCTTCTCCTTTACAAGTAGAAGATCAGATAGCTGCAAACCTTCCTAAAGCTCTAATCGTCACTGTTGAATATGATCCTTTAAGAAGTGAGGGAGAAGCTTATGCGAATAAACTAAAAAGAAATGGTGTAAACGTCACCCACCTTCAGTATGAAAAACTGGTTCATAGTTTCATCAATATGATTGGAGAGGTTAACGTAGCTAAAAAGGCTGTCGATGAGATGCTTTTTCATATGAAACAATTTATTTACGCGGAAGAAGCACATAATCCACATATGAAACCGGTTTAA